From Trichoderma atroviride chromosome 1, complete sequence, one genomic window encodes:
- a CDS encoding uncharacterized protein (EggNog:ENOG41): MKSFILAASAATAVAGHSLLDLGIDVQVGDLINLGVGLDLHLPVGLALPEANADKPAAGPPAGRVNVWHPPHVGVQIDSCQDESAGSWHYVQPCGDGCKTDQPSQVWTTSTVSVTSMHTVISCAPTITNCPANGHHTTVTTVVIPETTTICPVEASKTKTAGASATPSGGAYPPPAASSPAYSGSVPTNTAVVTLSTQTAPAYTAPASSGPAGGVPTGPAGSSAPANSAPAESSPAAGTTAPASAPASAPASAPYSPPAASSVPAYPVPGNSSAPVYTAPSTSVYTPPVQSAPAQSAPAPVYSAPAGSSPSSPAGGCTEAYCVPPAGTAPGAPPPAPTGNTTVPPSQRCCRPH, from the coding sequence ATGAAGTCCTTCATTCTCGCTGCCTCGGCTGCCACCGCCGTTGCGGGCCACAGCCTGCTCGACCTGGGCATCGACGTCCAGGTTGGCGACCTCATCAACCTCGGCGTTGGCCTCGACCTCCACCTGCCCGTGGGCCTGGCTCTACCCGAAGCCAATGCCGACAAGCCCGCTGCTGGCCCTCCCGCCGGCCGCGTCAACGTCTGGCACCCGCCCCACGTCGGGGTTCAGATTGACTCTTGCCAGGACGAGAGCGCCGGTAGCTGGCACTATGTCCAGCCCTGCGGCGACGGCTGCAAGACCGACCAGCCGTCGCAGGTCTGGACCACGAGCACCGTCAGCGTCACGTCGATGCACACCGTCATCAGCTGTGCTcccaccatcaccaactgCCCTGCCAACGGCCACCACACCACCGTCACCACCGTCGTCATCCCCGAGACCACCACCATCTGCCCGGTCGAGGCGTCCAAGACAAAGACTGCTGGCGCCTCTGCGACCCCCTCTGGCGGTGCCTACCCTCCTCCGGCTGCCTCCTCCCCGGCTTACTCCGGATCCGTGCCGACCAACACCGCCGTCGTCACGCTGAGCACCCAAACCGCCCCGGCTTACACGGCCCCGGCCTCCTCCGGCCCTGCTGGCGGCGTCCCCACTGGCCCTGCCGGCTCCTCGGCCCCCGCCAACTCGGCTCCCGCTGAGTCGTCTCCCGCCGCTGGCACCACTGCCCCGGCTTCTGCCCCGGCGTCTGCTCCGGCTTCTGCCCCCTActctcctcctgctgcctCCTCCGTCCCGGCTTACCCCGTGCCCGGCAACAGCTCTGCTCCCGTCTACACTGCTCCCTCCACCTCGGTCTACACTCCTCCCGTCCAGTCTGCTCCCGCTCAGTCTGCTCCTGCTCCCGTCTACTCTGCTCCCGCTGGTTCTTCTCCCTCCAGCCCTGCCGGTGGCTGCACTGAGGCCTACTGCGTTCCTCCCGCTGGAACTGCTCCTGGTGCTCCTCCCCCAGCTCCTACCGGCAACACCACCGTTCCCCCCAGTCAGCGGTGCTGTCGGCCGCACTGA